The Lutzomyia longipalpis isolate SR_M1_2022 chromosome 2, ASM2433408v1 DNA window AGCTTTATGGTGAAATTACTTGTGAGAATATTAATGATATTGAATACCTCGATGCGGTCATCAAAGGTAAGTTTaaaggaataatttcatttaaattgattataaagatttaaattatttctttcaacaGAAACAATGCGACTTTATCCACCTCTTGGAATTATAGATCGTTGCTATAGGCCAAATAATTTTGAGCCCTACTCCTTGGAACCATTCAGCTCATTGAAAATCCCACCAAATACAAAAATCGTCATTCCATCTTTTTCTACCCAAAGAAACCCAAAAATATTCCCAAATCCCGACAAATTTAATCCTGATCgttttggtgaaaattcaaaaattgatccCAACTTCTATTTTCCCTTCAGCCAGGGACCTAAAGCTTGTCCCGGAGGACGTTTTGCGATGTACGAAATAAAATTAGGTCTCGTGgcagtttttaaaaattacacagttgaattttgtgagaaaacttttgaaaaaatggAGCTTAAATCCAAATCTTTGGTTATAAAAACGAAGAAACCCCTTTGGCTGAAGTTTAAAAAGCTTTAGACATAAGAATGGTTGAAGAAAAtaactaaataatattttaaagggtTTGTGGAACATCAAAGATTAATCATGGAAacagaaataataaagaattacGGGAGCTTTataataaaagcttttaaagtaGGTAGATAAAAGGTTTCccaattaaatataaaagtgaaTGAACCATGGGAATACCTTTATTGtaatggaaataaaatgaaattcagcTAAATAAATACAGACGTTAACCTATACCAAAAAAGATGTATTTTCATCTGAAAGTAGTTTGATTGAATTCTATACAATCCCCGCCATGACGATAATGACATAAATCATTCACTTTTCCCGTGTATTCCGCATAAATTACATGGCTTTTTTTGGAAAGTGAACgtcattttgtgaattaagcgtcaaagaagtgaaaaaatggACAAAAAGGGAAGTCATGAAGAATGCAAAGAAGCTTGTTACATCACCACATGAGCAACAATCCAATTTACTTCTTGGACACCGATTTTTTGTCCCTCATTGCAAATTGTTTTTGGCATGAGGCGCGACAAAATCGAGGGGCttccttcctttttttgttaaattaacaTTCCAAAATTGTGCCAAACAAGGTAGACAAGAGACTTGAGAAAGCTCTCGGATGTTTGTgggctttttcttttcaacataggtatacatataaaagaaaacttctcctgGCTAAAACACGCGATTGTGATCAAGTCGTCAAAGTGAAGGAGAAGAATGGGCAAAGTGACTGCAAATCACTCTCACCAGTCCTCACTAAAATCGCGCACAAGACCAGCATGGTATATGGATTTTTGCAGCATTTGCAATACGGCAAAACTATCaaatatttcacacaaaataacATTGCGAACTTTCGAGTGAATCACGGAAGAAATATTGCCTCTCTCACCCCTAAACATAATGTATGTAGCTACTGCAACCCGCGCATgcatttccaatgaatttctttgacaATGCCACTCGaaggagagaattttattagtgaaaatttaacatttgcACGCACATCAACTTTCGCACCGAAAGCGAGGAATGTCAAcgagataaataaaatggaaaacctGAAGAGACGCTTTCCTTCCACGCcgtcaaaaatgcaaatttcattttcatcttgCATTCATGGATGTTTTTCCTCTTTCACTCTCACCTAAAGCAGCTGAAGCCCACCTGTGTGATCAGCTTTTTGTGATCAAGCGCTGGTGTCACAGCATATTTATATACGAAAGGAGTGAGAAGTGCTTGGCAAGATTTGCACCTTTTCTGTGTCACGaaaacatgtttttcatgttGCATCAAAAATCCAAATCAAACGGAAGGAAAGTGAAATTGTCGAGGGGACTACACAGGTACATAAGTTGCCTGCCAGGCTTCTTTTCGAGGAGTTTCActctcaaagaaatttttcgcAAGATTACTCCGTGGGATGGAtgttaaatttacttttaataacTTCCCATGAGGgctttctttaataattttattggcaAAAGAAATGTTGTTCAAATTAGACGTTTTAGGAATATTTCAAAGGACTTTATGCGgtgaaattcttcaataaattgaagTTTAAATTGAACAACTTAAAGCActtcattgaaagaaaatatggaaaatttttgattaaaaaaatattattaatttatatatctttCAATTACACGTAGTTCAATTTATACCATAGATAATCACTCAAAAACAGAgagttttaatgttttaataatCAGgtgaaatttctaaaaataaagtaaactTACATTTTGATAgtgatcaaaaattgaaaataacgCCAAATTGTTATTATCTAACGCTTTAATCTTTTTACCTCAAAAATGCCTCAAAGCTTAATGAAAGTTTGTACATAATGTGCTCTGTACTTTCTACAGAGTGGAATCACTTAGATATGCtctgtcaaaaaaattaactatgcTGCATAAAACATCAAAATGAACACCGTTTAAATGATAAAACACggatttaatttgtaaaatgctAATTTGGGTGGAATTTCCTCAATATGCAAAATCTTGATATGTTACAGTCCCCCTGGCAATGCACTTTTGCTCTCAATTGCCAAGTGAATACTaagtgagtgaaaattgaCAAGCTATTTGCGAAAAAGGTCACACTTTCAGCAACATTTCACATATATCCCCCTAACGACATCTTTGCAAATTGATCTGCTTTCAGAGACGATGAgcattagtttttttcttctttcaatttattaaagcataaatgcaaatttttcgaTAAGATTTGAAGAAAGTTTGTTGGAAGATGTTTcgtgaaaaatacaaatttcagAGCAATTTTGTATCTAATTGCCatgttttctctttcaatcGAAGCATTAAATCCGTTGCAATCGAATgatttttggattttatttacattccAAAGCTCTCTCTGTACTGTATTACCTACACGAGAGagctttgagagcttttattttgtttctttcatGTTTTTGCTTCACAGTGGTGCTGCGTGAAGCTTTATCTATACTATgtataaaagacattttgcaTAAGCAAAGGAGCTTTCGAGTCTCTTAACTTAAGAGATTAATagttgttttttctcaaatttttgaacattttgttttcatttcaaaggaattataaataaatagaagaaaagacAAATCAGCTTACCTTCCATAACATACACGATACTGCCCACATCTCCCTCCTTGATGATTAAACTTCCTGCCGCATATTGCACGGGGTACATACAGTCCACGATCTCCTTTATTTGGATCATTTCCAGATTCTTCATGAAGTCATTGTCCAGAATGGCGGATTTTATGAGCTCGCGtgatctgtaaaaaaaaattcaaacagttagacgctttttttcttgagccATCCATTAGTGTCTTTGGTGGATTATGAGACAGCAAAACGCGGACATAATTTATCGCTGATTCGCACGTGTCGAGttatttgcattttggggtaagggagaaaataataatggcGAGATTGGCGGGATAATTTATTTGGCTTTTGTGCGATTTATTTCACACCACGACAGACGATTTACTCTCCCACACCACCTCTTTGGACAATGTGATTGATATGCTGCTCGAGTTGTTTGGCCCGGCGATCGCGTGCTTTTGCGGGCGCGAAAGATCAATTAAATCCCATATTCTGTGTGAgaaatctctctctttctcgcGCAGATATCGCGAATGTTGGTGTTCCCTAATTAATTATTGCCATATCTGAATTATTGCAAAGAGAGCGATGACACTCCCTGGTGAGAGATGATGATCGTCAGGAGCAATAGATGGGGAAAGTCATTGCACGAACTTTAAATGAGATCGCGAtcgttgcaaaaaaaaattaagattcctgagaatatttcttttacagaaaaaaaattcccttcttcCCATTTAGACCCTAAGAAAACGAGGAATTGAAGAGCTTATTACGTATAGAAAATCTCTTCGGTTTGATGATGTTTCTCCAGCTTCGGGACGATTTATTGCCCAACGATCAACTCGGGGATCTCTCAATGAAATGCTTAAATGCCATTAATCTGTGTTGTCGCTGTCTCTTTCATTTACTGCCGACAACACATAACGCTATACAGACTGTCTATAATTATTACAACATCCTACATTGACTTCTTATTTACCATTTTGCGCACTCTCCCCGTATTGTGACCAACAGATCACCGCAAAAGATGACAATGTTACGATCACCGCGAGGTAAAAGGTAATTCTGCCgtgaatttattgcttttctcAACTCATCTCCTCGTCAAAATGAAATGTCTCTGCAGCATTGAAAGATTATGCTGCCATCACGCAAGAACCTTATTTAGCAACATCCATTTAATAAGGGAAAAGAACTCGTTAAAAATAAAGCTAATGACTCCTGTTGATTtgaaactcaaatatttttttttctaattagcACTCAAATGATTAATTAGAACTTATTAAGcttaaaagcaaatgaaaaaaagaaaattggtgCAATAATGCAAGGAATGATCGTTGTAATCTCTAAAGGAAACTACCACAAAAGGGTGCACAAAcacaaaagttttatttttcttactgGTGGGCCTTTGGGATCTTCACCAAATCCCCTTCGCCGCCAGAGAAGGCAGAAAGTGGTTCAGCACTGATGGCAGTCCTCTTGATGCGTGGCTCAAAGAGGGAGATAACACGCGTGGACTCAACGCCGGCACTCCAGCAATCGTACGCCCCCTCCGAACGGCGactctcaataattttctgcGTAAGGGGGCGCACAACTTGGCGGAATATATCAATTTCATTCTGCAACTTCATAATTTCATCCTCCTTGCTGTGCACCCCATCCTGACACTGTGCCAACTGCCGCGTTAGTCGCATCACGGATGCATTGAGATCACCAATTGCACGATCACGATCAGCAATCTCCTCCCTCAGGCGCCTTATCACATCGTCACTCAACTCCGAGGAACTTTTCACCACGCAGCACCCATTTTTGTCACCCGTACGCCCCCGTAGATGCTCATTTTCGCGCTTCAGGATACGCACGTCGCGCTCCAAAATGGCCAATTGGTCATTCTTGTCGCGCAAATTCTCATAAAGTACCCGCAATTCACACCGCAGCGAGAGCACCGTATCCTCCAGGGATTGCCTCTCACCTTTCAGCAAAGTCATATCACACCTTTCCATCTTGAGAGTCCCTtttattccttcttttctttctttctttcttctttttcttctttttctaccCACACTTCCTTTACAACTTCACTTTGCACGACATTTCATTCCATCCATTGGGGAGCAGCCGTCGTTGAATGGAGGAAGCGTTGTGCTAAAAGCCCAgcattttaatgcaaaattagtCTTTAACTCTCTCACTCacttttatgttgtttttctttttgtcaaTCTTTCTCAAGATTTATTCTTAAAGGTTCttgttgtgaaaataaaatcatgtttaaaaaaaaattgtgagagaAACTAATAAATTGCAGAGATTGTGCAGAGATtgatctttgaattttaatttgtggtAATTAAGGAATGTTTAAGTGGTCATTATTTCAGTCTTTaagtttaagaataaaaagaagcGTAGTATAGATAAAATCTAAATGGAGTTTTTTGGTGTTCTGAGAGGAAAGTATATATAGGGTGTGTCAGAATGAACGCAGTTTTTTTGGGTTGAAGAGTATAAAATTTCAACGTAAAAACGTCTTTTtatacaaaacaaaaattattgccAGAAAGAAGTCtttctttttgcattattgGTAAGATTAACAGCAGCGCATAAATGAGCTTACAATaaatgttgaataaattgaataacaaCATTAAATTAATCGTGCCCACGAAATTGCAATCAATCATGCAATAAAGcgacataatttatttaaattttttgatattgaaaattaattcgcagccgtttttttctgctcattttgctcaatgaatttaatttttgtaaattcctcAACATGAAATTGTGTGTCACGAAGCTATATAGCAAAAAGGATTGGCGGCAAAATCAATAGCGTGCTAAGTGGAAGGAAAATCCACAAAGTGTCCTATTTATCACCTAATTTGAAATTGTGTGTGAAGAATTTTGCGTGCTACAAGTTTAATCGATAGATTCACCTTTTGGCATTGTCGTGGCAACTGCAAAACAGCGCCAGTCATCGAACAGAAACGCATTCCATCACATCGCAATTCctctataaattttctctgctaCTCATACAAGAAGTTGTGCAGCAGCAGCACTGAGTgattgagtggaaaattttgtggtGAAAGTGAAATGCTGTGTTGGAAATATGATGATAATCTCCTCAATAAGATGTACCCCTACCCATTTACCCCGGATCACACGTCCAGTGCTTCCAAAATGAGTTCAAGCATCCCACTTGTGAggcttttgtgaaaaaatttcccttttaaagaagaaattcatcaattttaatgaattttacgaaattgaagcttttttcatggagtttctctcttttatttaataaataaaattcagtgcTTTTGAAGCTTTAGAAAGTGACGATGAAGTGGCAGGCGAGCTCCTTTCTGGAGAATCGTATTTTCGATTGTCGCCTTGTGAAGGATAATTTGATCAATAGTCAATGGAGTACGTTGGCGACACGACAGCGATGCAGCTTTAGGGCTTTTCAGGAAACCTACGTAAATCGCAGCTTTTGCGCTAAGCTTTTTCTCATCATctcattcaattcatttttcaactaaaaaaatcattagctttgttcttttaaaataatatagtTTTTAatcctaaataaattcatattaatCATGCTCTCCATTGCATCCGTCACTTCATCTTCAGCCAAAAGCTTAACAATTTCAGTAGAAggagcttttaaattattttctttggttaaaaattattttttctgatatttGCATTTCACAGCCATGGAGTTCAGCTAATGGTCCAGATCAGAGGAATGAAAGTGGAGTCCCTCCTAAGGTGGGCAGCTACTACCAAACCCCACGTCCTCACCCATGGCGCCCAACAATGGGATATGAAACAATCGAATTGGCCCCAATTGCTGAACATCCCTTAACAAATCAACTCGTCCACCCCAACTACATCCCACAATCTCTAACCTCTGAACCGCTTTCCTTCCCAAATCTCATCACGGGATATGAAAAGAATCCCCAACATGCAGCACGATCAGCTCTCTACACACGCTACACCCCATCTGAGTGGATAAACTCCTGCATAACCACCTACGCCGATGCTGATGTAAATCGTCATCAATCTGAACGTCTACGCAGTGAAGCTATTCGTCTCATGAGGGAGACAGATGAAAAGACGAGTCAAGGGCAGAGGGAGGCTGGTCGAAGGATCGGTGAAAGGATCACCGATGTCACCTTCTGGCGCAATGAACTCAACACAGAACTTGAGAAATTAATCGCCGAATCAGCCATTTTGGCGGAAACGAAGAAATCCGTTGAGAAGGCCCTTCAAGACACTGAACCACCACTAAATGTCGCCCAGGAGTGCCTGTACCATCGCGAGGGGAGAATTGCCATTGAGAAGGTGCACGATCATGTGGAGAAGAGCCTCTTGGTGGAGATTGACAACTTGCGCAATTCACAGGAGAAGCTAAAAGCCCTCCATGACAAAGTATGTTAATCTTGCATTTTAGTGACACTGACTAATGGGCGGACTCTCGCGATGCAATCTATGCAAAATGGGTGTAATTTGTACATACAAATGGTTAAGTTTAGTCATTGGGATTTTATGGTGAATTCGTGATTGAGAAAACCTTCTTGGGGGTAATAATTCCCCACCGAGTCCACATAAAATTACTATTTAATCCAAACTGAGAGTGGGGGCAACCGGCAGAGTGGGaagattaatttgattaataacATTTTGCAGAAgttgaaaatcataaaaatttagaggtttttcaataaaacaacTTATCTCATTGATCAGTCTTCTGTGGAATTGTGAGTCAATGCTAAAGCTCTTGGGGCAGAAAAAACTTTGCAGCTTtgatctttattttcttctatagaataatttttaattttaatttgtatctTTCAAAGATTTGCAAACAACTCTCGGATTGTCGTGCAGCACAATTTGCTCTAGAAGATGATATTGCACACAAGGAATCAACCCTTGGCATTGACACGGTCTGCCATCAGCTGAACAATTCAAGCCGTGGCATCAACTACTACGGAGGCATTGAGAAGTACGACCCAACGGTTAGTACGGCTGAAACATGGTCATCTGCCAGTAGCCACAGGATCAATCGATCCCAAATGGAACGTGGCAAATCTTCGCAACTTCGTAGCGATGCAGAAGCAATGATGAATGCTGTTGCAACAGCCGTATGGGATTGTTGGAGTAACTCCAATAATTCCCTCAATAAGAGAGCTTCGGAGATGATGGAGGCAAAGAATCGTGTCCAGTTGCACCTGCACAAAACACAGCAGGAAATCTTTGacattgaaaagaatattgagCTACTCCGGAAGGCCGTGCAGGACAAAGCGAACCCACTAAAAGTTGCTCAGACGCGTCTTGAGGCAAGAAGCCACCGAAATGGTCTTGAAATGTGCAAGTaagtcaaattttaatttaataaatatttttttgattcaataaattaattgaaattcaaaattcaaagggACATGGCTCACGTACGGCTGGTGCAGGAAGTGTGCGAAATTCAAGATTCCGTTTCGAATCTCCATCGCAAATTGCAAGATGCCGAAACGCAGCATCAGCAGTTGCTGAAGACACGTGCACACCTCGAAAATGACTTGAAGAACAAAACTAATGCCTTATTCATTGATCGTGAAAAATGCATGGGAATCCGTCGATCTTTTCCGGTTCACAACCTTATAAAGTACTAGTGGAGATGAGACAATGACCCATCAATCGATTCTGcacacaaataaaaaaaaacccgcaCTCTTAACAAGATATAGAATGCAAAAGAATGCCGCAccaagtttctttttttccaagttaaataataaaaattccaccaaaCAATTTGcggtgaatttttcatttgtaaaGTTGCGATAAACCTCATTTTGGGGACCTTCTTTTTGTCCACTTGTACCTCATTTTTATAGCTCAATTCTTGTCACTGTAAATCTACCGCATATTGGGGGGATTTCACCGATAAAAGAAGTTGAGGGAAATGCCAAAGGGGCCATCATGTGTGTTGGGGGACTCTTTTGATGTCCATAAAAGCACACAGAGAGTGCCCAAATGTGGCCACCAGCAGCTTCATGCGACAAAATGTCAAGACTTTGCCAGAAGCTGAGGAACTCAAGCCACCTCACCTTCCATCAAAATTATGCTGTGGTTGTAAATTACATAGTATAGAagtctaataaaaaaaaatgagcgcattgcaataaaattgtagCAATAAAATaggaatgatttaaaattaggAGCTAAATTGATGCAAAATTATGCTATGatttggaattaattaaagggCAATGCCAACattaaaatacataacatGGTGGGCtctataaaagtaaaatttattagtgaGAATTTGCATTAAAGAATGAACGGGAAAACTATTCAACATTGCTTCTCTTTGCTTGtgaccaggcgcctccatttaattacatacaagaaaaatctttatatcAAAATGATTgctgcaaatttattttactacatcacgattaattttcattaattacaCCGAGAAGTGGTCGTAAATAAAGGCAGagcaatgtaaaaaaatattcgctTTTAGTTGCGAAAATCTCGCGGGGAATAATTGAAATGGACGCGCATGTAAAAGGAGTCCGATGCCGTTGACTCCATCACTCATTTTGGATTCGCAAAATGTGCAATTTAAATGAGATTTCGCCCATAATTGTGAATGCAAGAAACATCAATGCTAATTGAGGGGAAGACGAGCATTTATATGTAtgaaatgtatgtatatttaagGAGAGATCATCAATTCTTGGCGCACATGATGAAGACGCAAGAGAGAAATACgaatgtggatttttttttacttgctCTGTACCGTGAAAAATTCCCCTAAATTGCATCTGACAGTCAAATTGGTATTCACACGGCTAAAATACCCAACTGTATCGTAAAGAGATCAATTTTCATATATCAAAACATAATTGCAACCACAGAGAACATAGCCCAACCACCcataaatttattacacatacaatatgagaaaaaaatgtacatagttGCATGAGATTATACAGCTGAATGAGAAAACTGCGTGAAATCAAATTGAGATATTgtcgttaaaataaattataattgcTGCTATTATTAATAACACGTCGGCATATTTTGTACACATCAAACACACATAATGTGAGGAAAAGCTCTGACTGTCGCACaggtaagaaaatttcttttttttagtgtatgtaaagtaataaatttttatttcatctcaTTTTTGCGCCTCTCTTCACactgaataatattttacatcCCCCTTGAGGTTCTCACAAAATGGGAAGACGATCGTGTTCTTAATAGCCAACAtcatcataaaataatttaatgtcattattaaattatttttcttggacGCAAAATTTCACGCATGTtcgcttatttttttttgcttcattttaaCTCCCTTGTCGACATTTAATAATgcgtgattttatttattcatgtTAAAATCAACttgttggcaatttttttttaaatttctttacattttttcttgcttcatTTCTGTGGAATATAGGGGAGAGCTGGgtagaaaattcagaaattgtATATACTTTGaacttttacaaacttttaacGACTTTTAATACCCCGTTCTCCCCTTTatgtttataataaaaatgaaatgattttccGATTGCGTCATGTCGATCATATGTTGCAAATTGgcgaatgaaaaataatcaattgagggtaaaaatgaatgaaaatacgGGAAAAGTTGGATTAAcaatgatagaaaaaaattcaatttatttgcagGATATTTCTGAATTCTTTCGAATAATTTGATGAGCTTTTCCTCACACGTAGGGGCATTTGTtcgcataaaaataaaacgataATTCGTGACAGGATTAATTGTTAACTAACAACAATATGTGCTGAATTTATCTCACACCCCAGATTATACATTAAATGTGAGAGAAGattgaagagaaagaaaaaaaaattccatgatGGTAATTGTATGGTAATTTCCGAGGGGATTTTCACTCAGAGCTTATACGATGGAATATTAAGGGGTATATATACGctttaatattgaaaagatGTTATCCCCAGCATCGTCGTCCCGCTTGTACAAGAATCAATTTGCACAAATTTAAATTGGCAACAACAATCACTACCTCAAGATCGTGTTGAGTGTTTTATCTatcaatgagatcttccaGAATTGACGGGAACGTGGGCTCTCCCATGGAGATCACAAGGAAATTTGCATTACAGCAAGCTCGCAAAAAGGGCTCAACAATTAGGCCCTTCCTCTCATCTCTACCTCCCATTCGTTTTCTTCCTCGCGAGAAGATTCCTCCAAAAATTGcccaaaaggaatttttttttgttaaaaaactcTTCCTTAAAACCCCTCATAACATCGCGAGAGAAtgtaattttgtaaaagatgATCTATACAATTTAGTTTAACGTCGCAATCAAAGTCAGAGATCACGCACATTCCTTTCAGAGAACTTGCTGCAAATGACCTGAGCGACGAGAGGGAATTCATCGTGCGACAATTTTACGTGATTTTCCCGCATGTCACAAAAAGTGatcattaaaaatagtttaacACACTCATCAAATTAGATCTCCCCAACACACGATGGTATATTCTTAGCATCACACGCTCGCGCGACACCAAACATACCTTCCGGTCATAGttaagtttaaattttcttcacatcatGCCTCGTCTTTCGCGAATTGTCCATCTCCTCGGGCAAAGGAGATTAACCCCTTATCTCTTTTAGCAACAATGTTATAAAGCAATTTCGTTTGAAAATGATAATGAGGCAGATGAAAGAGGCCTCAAACTCGTAAATCTAACAAAATAAATCTACATAATAAATCCGCGCATAGGCACTTAAGATAAGACAGATTATAAATCAAACGCACATTTAATTAacgaattgaaaaaaatacaaataaaatggaGACTTCCTGCTTGAAACAAAACACTATTGTAGTACGTGAAGTATTTAGCTAAACGCAAACATCTTGCGAagtacaattattttttttttaatttcattcgtATGAAAAAAGCAGATCAACTTGTAATTAAAGCTTTGCAAGAAATGTATAGGCTTCAGTAACATTTTAAATGTAATATCACTGCTAATTAGTAATCTAAAATAGACTGCTTAATTGCTATGCTGGTTGACTCTAAAATGTGCGTAAGATTTAACCAAAATCCgcaatt harbors:
- the LOC129790598 gene encoding tektin-3-like, with translation MKWQASSFLENRIFDCRLVKDNLINSQWSTLATRQRCSFRAFQETYPWSSANGPDQRNESGVPPKVGSYYQTPRPHPWRPTMGYETIELAPIAEHPLTNQLVHPNYIPQSLTSEPLSFPNLITGYEKNPQHAARSALYTRYTPSEWINSCITTYADADVNRHQSERLRSEAIRLMRETDEKTSQGQREAGRRIGERITDVTFWRNELNTELEKLIAESAILAETKKSVEKALQDTEPPLNVAQECLYHREGRIAIEKVHDHVEKSLLVEIDNLRNSQEKLKALHDKICKQLSDCRAAQFALEDDIAHKESTLGIDTVCHQLNNSSRGINYYGGIEKYDPTVSTAETWSSASSHRINRSQMERGKSSQLRSDAEAMMNAVATAVWDCWSNSNNSLNKRASEMMEAKNRVQLHLHKTQQEIFDIEKNIELLRKAVQDKANPLKVAQTRLEARSHRNGLEMCKDMAHVRLVQEVCEIQDSVSNLHRKLQDAETQHQQLLKTRAHLENDLKNKTNALFIDREKCMGIRRSFPVHNLIKY